AATCAACCGGTTCACATTACGAGACAGAAAGATTGATGCGCAATTTGGGTCTCCCGTACTATAAAATTGATGTGTGTGTTAACAATTGTATGATCTTCTGGAAAGAGGATGAAAGGTGGGATAAGTGTCAGTTTTGTGATGCACCAAGATGGAAGCCTAGAAGCGAACGACGTAGAACCAAAGTGCCATATAGTCGTATGTGGTATCTACCTATTGCTGACAGATTGAAGAGAATGTATCAGAGCAAGAAGACAGCAgcagcaatgagatggcatgcagagcaccAAGCAAAGGAGGGTGAAATGTCTCATCCGTCAGATGCAGCAGAGTGGAAACACTTTCAAGATCAACATCCCCGGTTTGCAGAGGAACCCCGTAATGTTTATCTCGGCTTATCTACGGATGGATTCAATCCATTTGGGATGTCTAATAATCATTCGTTGTGGCCAGTGATCTTGACTCCATATAATCTACCTCCTGGTATGTGCATGAATCCAGAGTACTTGTTTCTCACAATTTTGAATTCTGGGCCAAATCACCCACGAGCTAGTCTAGATATCTTCCTCAAACCTCTAATTGCGGAGTTAAAAGAGCTGTGGTCTACTGGAGTTGAAGCATACGATGTCTCTttgaatcaaaattttaatcttaaggCTGTGCTTCTTTGGACGATAAGCGACTTTCCGGCATATGGGATGCTATCAGGATGGACGACTCATGGTAGGTTGTCTTGTCCAATTTGTATGGAAGATACAAAGGCTTTTTATCTGAAGAATGGAAGGAAGacgtgttggtttgattgtcatcgaaGATTTCTTCCTCGTGGCCATCCATTGAGGAAGAACAGAAAGGACTTCTTGAAGGGAAAACATGCTATGAATGAAGTTCCACCTGAATCTTTGAGTGGTGAGCAAGTTTATTCTGAGCGGTTAAAAGGTGTCAATCCACCAAAAACGTCCCAGTGCGGTGGAAATGGTCACGATAAGAAGAAACCCGGATATGGGAAGGAACATAACTGGCACAAGGAAAGCATATTCTGGGAGTTGCCGTACTGGAGGGACCTAAATCTTCGACATAATCTTGATGttatgcatattgagaagaatttTTTCGACAACATCATGAATACTCTTATGAGTGTGAAGGGTAAGTCGAAAGACACAATCAAGTCAAGATTGGATATAGAACTTCTCTGTGATCGGCAACACTTACATGTTGATAGTCGTGGTCAAGCTCCTTTTCCTCCCTACACACTGGGAGAGAGCGCAAGAAAAAGTTTATTGGAATGTGTGAAAGTTGGGGTaaaatttccagacggttatgcTTCCGACTTAGCTAACTGTGTTGATATAGAGAAGCGGAAGTTTTCAGGCATGAAGAGTCATGACTGCCATGTGTTTATGGAGAGGCTACTTCCATTTATATGTGCGGAACTCCTAGACGAGAACGTCCATCTTGCTTTATCAGgtacaaattaattaattaattatagtttCATGATATATTACATTTCGAAGAGTGTTTATAAATTGGGTTATTAAcgattttaaatttgtttatatattgcAGGGATTGGTTTATTTTTCCGTGACCTTTGCTCGAGAACTTTGCAAAAAAATCgcttaaaaaaacttaaacaaaatattgttttgatacTATGCAATTTGGAAAAGATCTTTCCACCATCTttttttgacgtgatggagcaCTTGACTATACATCTCCCCTATGAAGCAGAACTAGGAGGCCCCGTGCAATATAGGTGGATGTATCTTTTCGAAAGATATTTTAAGAAGTTGAAAGCGAACGCAACGAACAAAAGCCATGCAGCAGGGTCGATAGTTGAAGCATATATCAATGCTGAGATTGCTTATTTCTCAGAACACTACTTCGCTGACAGTATACAAACAAAATCGAGGTAAATGTTATAATTAGTTACATGTTCGCCTTTTCAtgtgtatttatatgttttcttctAAAATGTGGATCTCTTGTCCTAATATGGTAGGTTTACAAGATTTGAAGTAGGTGAAGTCCCTGTATATCATGTTGAAGGAGTACCAGATATATTTATTCAGGTAGGTCGTCCAAGCGGGGAAATGCAAGAAATTTGGCTTTCCGAAAAAGATTATCTATGCGCACATGCTTATGTTTTGCGAAATTGTGATTATTTTCAGCCATTTGAGAGgtatatataatttgacaaaTTAAATCCATACCTTATATTTCTCACACTAATCTAACAAATGCATACCttctcatattttaattttgttgctCTAATATAGCATGTTCGAAGATTTTCTTTCTGTAAAATATCCAGACCTTTCTGAAAGAGATCTCTCCACGAAGAGAGCTGAGGAATATCATATATGGGTGAAAGATTATGTACGTCTCAGTTATACTATTATAATACTTAATTTTACATAGTGTTTatcttgtgtatatatatttacaggTTACTCACTGGAGCGAAACACATCCCTTTCCTGCTTGGGTTAAAGAGTTTGTACAAGGACCCGTGAATAAAGCCAAAACCTGGCCAATTTATTTCACTCGAGGTTTTCTGTTTCATACCCAAACGCATGGTGAGGGACGAAAGACTTGCAACTATGGAGTATGTGCTAAAGGAGAGAGTTATACAAATGCAGCTGATGAATCTCAGTACTATGGGATCTTAACAGATATCATACAAATCAATTACGAGGGTATAGTCGATTTGAAAATCACACTTTTTAAGTGTAAGTGGTATGACCCTGTTATTGGTAGAGGCACTCGGCGGAAAAATGGCGGAATAGTGGATGTTCTCTCATCGAGAAAATACTACAAATATGATCCATTTATTCTAGGTacgtttgtatatatatacttattgtttatatttttattaactatatttatttttgtttaacagCATCTCAAGCAGATCAAGTTTGTTATATTCCATATCCATATGTAAGAAAACCGAAGCAGTCTTGGCTCAATGTTCTAAAAGTGAATCCGAGGAGAATCATTTTTGGAGAATATGAAGACAAAGATCCGGTGACTTTGCAACAAGAAAACGATGATGCTGTTTTGATGACCACAGTTGAAGACCTTGAAGTCGACCATTTGGTACATGCTCCTGGAGAACCGATCAATATTGATTTCGATGTGGCAGATGCAGAACCTAATGATGAATTCCGATGTAATTTATCATCTTCAGACGATGATGAAGATGGAGATGAAGATGAACCGTACTAAGTTGCTTAATTAACATGATGAAACGATCAATATTCGGTTTCCATGTATAATATTATCTTGTAATATGATGAACTTCGGTTACCATGTATAATATTatgtttcatatatatgttataaactttatttgtcgtatttaatatattatgttgtaATACAATGTTATTTTGGATTTAgggattagggtttcgatttagGGGTTAGGATTAAGGTTTATTATGTACATTTTTATTTGGCTCCAAAAGTTCTTAAATCgcaaaaaacatttaaaatatatgttgtaatatttaattatgtatatttgtattttcaaatttattttcaaatttatttgcaAATTTAACGACTGATTACCTACTTATTACCGACTATTAAGCCAAAAATTCGGTTTTGCCTCCAAAAAATTATTGAACCGCGAAAATATTTGGTTATAATTTGATgttgaatttcaatttaattttcattttaaaaaatgatgacTGAATTCCTACTGATTGGCGACTGATGATCTAAACCgggaaaacccaaaatttttagACTTAAAGCCCGCGTTAACAAAGcccaaaattttatttcatctcTTCTAATTTCGCggaagaagaaacagaaccACCAAGAAAACCCTAATCACTCTCAATCTCCATCTCGATCTCAATCTCAATCTCTCTCACGATCTCaatctccatctccatctcgATCTCAATCTCTCCCACAGATCTCGACGGCCACTCTCTCCCACCGGTCTCGATCGCGATCTCTCCCACCGAGCTCGATCTCGATCTCTCCCACCGGTCACAATCTCGATCTCTCCCGCCGATCCCGATCTCTCCAGCATCTGTCTCCGAAGATGGGTGGAAAGAGGAAGCGGAATACCGTCAAACCCAACTCCTCTCGGGTTACACAACGCCCAGCTACTTTACCAGCTCAGTATGACTTCGTACCGAGGGATCCATCTCCGTCGATCCCACCCGTTCTCCCTAAGAACAAACCTCTCCCTAAGAACAATCCTCTCCCATCTGTTCGCGATTATCCTCCTCCGAGAAAGCTGTTTCCGGAAACGAACTTCCCACCTTCTCAATCAGCTCCGTCGCCTCTCACTCCAGCTGCTGCGACGTCTCAACCTCAACATCGACAAACTCAGTCGACTGAACGTATGAACACACTTCCTCCAAGTCAACCGGCTCCAGTTCGAGCATCTCAATCGCCTCACAGTTCTGAAGCACAAAATTCTCGTTTTccagaagaggaggaggaggaggatatgTCCGATGTAGAGGCTCCGGTTCAACCTAATCTCGCCTCTGACCATATGGATCTTTTGAACTCCCTTCTAAACCAGCCAGGTCGAGCGAAGAACACAATTGTCCTGTCTCGCAACCTTGAGCCTGGAACCACATGGTATTTTCTCTTCCTTTCTTACAATTGTTGATGATTCTTTGATGA
The sequence above is drawn from the Brassica napus cultivar Da-Ae chromosome A8, Da-Ae, whole genome shotgun sequence genome and encodes:
- the LOC125576914 gene encoding vegetative cell wall protein gp1-like, which codes for MGGKRKRNTVKPNSSRVTQRPATLPAQYDFVPRDPSPSIPPVLPKNKPLPKNNPLPSVRDYPPPRKLFPETNFPPSQSAPSPLTPAAATSQPQHRQTQSTERMNTLPPSQPAPVRASQSPHSSEAQNSRFPEEEEEEDMSDVEAPVQPNLASDHMDLLNSLLNQPGRAKNTIVLSRNLEPGTTWFGYDKSSLSRKITKILKNKFNKPFYSWTRVPRDRQERYFLEFAVSFSVSSLSLSYYSY